gcgtgtgcatgtgtgtacCAACACTTGTTGCCGCTCATTTAGCGTTAATCCAGCATCACTTCGCTGAGTCAACCCAGTCTCTGTCTATTGGTTTGCCCTTTTCTGGAAGTTCGCCTTTACTAACACCAGCGCGGCGACGTTGGCCTGTGTGTGGCCATCTTTCGCTGGAGCACAGATTGCGCGCGTACGATTGGTCGGACTTATCGCGGACTGgccactctcgctcgcttcacGCCACACACTACGCGTTGGCAGGCGTGTTACGACGGTTCGGCCAATGAGGCCACTCAGCCAACTCCTCGTCGACCGTGCTGACCGTGTATTATCCTCCGTTACTCCGGTGTTTCCCCACACAGTCCAGGTGCCGTTCGCGTGAGTTCGGTGTGTCAAGCCAACTGTGGCAGAGACAGTATTCTAAGCAGAGTGTATGTGCGACATTCTCGTCGGGAGGATCCTCTAAcctccggcttccggtgagGTGCTGAGAGATCCCAGCTTCGAgccaagcgagcgagagcgggaGCTGTTCGTTCCAAATTCGTTCGAGATCCAACTACCCGAGCCGCAACGCCACAAGATGGTGAAGATATTGATGCGTGCGGACACGCacgtgtccttttcggttaACGCTGAGGATCCGGTCGCCAAGTGTACTACATCGCAGGTTCAGTCACACAAGCTTCTTCCTTCTCGCCCGATCGTTTCACCTTCTAACCAACTCATACTCGTCTCGTGGCGCGGCTCGCTAACACGCTCATCCAGTAGTAGCTCTGAGGGCCAGCTCTTGTCCTAGGCGATGCCATACGCTCGTTTTCGGTACCTGCCGGAAAAAAGTGATGCTTTACTCAGTTCcgattattgttttcttttcggccgaATCCACACAACACCATGCCCACCACATAGGTCCTGGCAGCGCTGTCCGTGTCGCTCGGATCGATGGTCGTCGGGTTTTCGTCCGCCTACACCTCACCCGCCCTGGTTTCGATGCAGAACCGCAACATTACAGCGTTCGAGGTCACGGATCAATCGGTAAGTGTTCCACACGTCAGCCATCGAAATGTGTCGCGGCGCCGATCAGCGTTTGTCCTTGTCGATCGGTTCAAGATCGTGGCACGGCCCGACCGCCGGGTACACGTGTCCCGTAGcgcaatcgaatcgataaTCAGTACCGGGAAGGGCGGCTTAATCCAATAATGGGCGCCCAGCTTTGCTAAACAGTCAACAACGGGCCCGGAGCGGTCGGTTGGTGGATTGTTTTGGGTTAGGCAGTCTCCGTTGTGCATCTCGGTGGTCGCGCATCATTACGTGCTCGTGAGAACTAATGGCGGCGCAGCCCGAGAGTTTGTTATGGAAAAAAGCTCGTTGCTTATTATTGCATTCACGCGAACGGCGGTGGTCCCGATTAACGAGTGACATTTCCCGCGGCAGTTTACGGTCCATACGGGGCAACCGTTCAGCGCCATAAAGATGGTGAACGATGTTTTTCCGATTCCAGTTAATCCCTAATCGATTACGTAACTGACATGAGCTTCTATTTGGACACCAAGTTGTACATGAAACTAAAGTAATTTGACGACAATTCAATTGCAAATTGACTTTgcaaaattggcaaacaacaaattgGGTATAAATCTGTTAGCAATGCAGTAAGGCAACGCAAAAGCTTTGCGTTTGCAATCCAGCgaataaatgtatttttaaacccCCTCACGAAGCTTCGccggaccgacggaccgcGACGGACTtcccttccggttccgttccgtttcggcgacatgcaaatgaaaacaaacaactcatTTGCGACGGCAAGGCAAGTGTATTAGCCTGTTTTCCCTTGTTGCCCTAATTTTCCCGCGGTGGCAGTGGGCAGAGAAAAGCCGGACGCCGGATTGCCCACGCGTCATAACAGATCTAATTTCCACTCGCGTCGCGccgtgaaacaaaacatttcgcacacacacgcccgaaaggcagcgagcgagcgagagcgccTTTTTCGGCCAACTGGAGACAGATTCCGATTCGCGTCATATTTCCGTGTGCGTTCAAGGTTAGggggtcagcagcagcagcaacagataCTGAGCTGTTCTCTGGTTTCCGCTTTCACAGGGCTCCTGGGTCGGTGGTATTATGCCACTGGCCGGTCTGGCCGGCGGCATCCTCGGGGGGCCGATGATTGAGTATCTCGGACGCAAGAACACCATCCTGGCGACGGCAACACCGTTCATCATCTCGTGGCTCCTGATCGGTTGCGCAACGCACGTGGCAATGGTGCTTGTCGGTGAGTAACTACCTGGACTGTAGCCCCCGGCATCACGGTTAACTCTCTAACTCCGGTGTATTCGTAGGTCGTGCCATGTCCGGACTGTGTGTGGGCATCGCATCCCTCTCGCTACCGGTCTATCTCGGTGAAACGGTCCAGCCGGAAGTGCGCGGAACGCTCGGTCTGCTACCGACAGCGTTCGGTAACATCGGCATCCTGATGTGCTTCGTGGCCGGCAAATATCTCGACTGGTCCGGGTTGGCGTTCCTCGGTGCCGtccttcccgttccgttcctgctgctgatgttcCTCATCCCCGAGACGCCCCGTTGGTACGTGTCGCGCAATCGCGAGGACCGGGCACGCAAAGCCCTGCAGTGGCTGCGTGGCCGCAAGGCCGATGTCGAACCGGAGCTGAAGGGTATCTCGAAGTCGCACCAGGAAGCGGAACGGCACGCCTCCAACAGCGCCATGCTCGACCTGCTGAAGAAGGCCAACCTGAAACCGCTGCTGATCTCGCTCGGGCTGATGTTCTTCCAGCAGCTGTCCGGTATCAATGCGGTCATCTTCTACACCGTCATGATCTTCAAGAGTGCCGgctcgacgatcgacgaaaaCCTGTGCACGATCATCGTCGGTGTGGTGAACTTCATTGCGACGTTCATCGCCACCGtgctgatcgatcggctcggcCGTAAGATGCTACTGTACATCTCCGACGTGGCCATGATCGTGACACTCATGACGCTCGGTGGGTTCTTCTACATGAAGAACAATGGCGAGGATGTGTCCCACATCGGCTGGTTACCGCTGGCCGCGTTTGTCGTGTTTGTGCTCGGCTTCTCGCTCGGTTTCGGCCCCATTCCGTGGCTCATGATGGGAGAGATTTTGCCGGGCAAAATTCGTGGTTCCGCAGCGTCCGTCGCGACCGCCTTCAACTGGAGCTGTACGTTTGTCGTGACGAAAACTTTTGCCGACGTTATCAGTAAGTCTCACAttccccaccaacaacaacaatgatcACACAAATCACTTTCCACTGTTTCACGTGTTTCACCCGCCCAGGTACGATCGGTACGCACGGTGCGTTTTGGATGTTTGGCTCGGTCTGCGTCATCGGTCTGATGTTCGTCATCGTGTACGTGCCGGAGACCCAGGGCAAATCGCTCGAGGACATCGAACGGAAGATGATGGGCCGCGTGAGGCGAATGAGCTCGGTGGCCAACATTAAGCCACTGTCGTTCAATATGTAAAAACACACGGTCGTCCCAAGGGTTgccacggcggccaccatttGCTTCGATAGAGGGTTTCCGGAAGCCAAAAAATCCTGACAAATTCGTACATAGAGTAAAGTGGACTAGAGAATGTGATATGCGACCCAATAGAGTGCCGAGTGCAATGAGACAaaaaatttacaattcaaaGCTTGTCAGAAGTTTCTTCCCTTTCGGCCTCACTCCTTGCTCTCtgtgggctggctggctgacacAGTCGGGCCGTTTTAAGGAATCCTTAGGGCCATGGCACAAGCCGGTCGACTCAGTGTTATTGTTTCTTCCGCGTTTCTGGAAACAGCACGCTCGTTCGCTTGAAGTTATCACTCAGTGATTAGAAATAGGGCAAGCCATGTTCGTGGTCGGGCTTCCGGAAGCTACGGATTGCGCGGCGAAAACACCGAACAGAAAATAGCAGCACGGCCACCAATAATTGTAATCCTTGTCTGCTTTCGCAGAACGGATCACCAAAGTCAAACATTATCCTAGGTAAGAGCAGACAATGAAGGTTTAAC
The nucleotide sequence above comes from Anopheles bellator chromosome 1, idAnoBellAS_SP24_06.2, whole genome shotgun sequence. Encoded proteins:
- the LOC131205431 gene encoding facilitated trehalose transporter Tret1 isoform X1, yielding MSSGRPGGGGGGGSGGHVGRFVDKIKRTMTNEGGDEIRDPLQYGYQRVNTAEGSLSTSTTATSLDTIVLDTNADDLASTPAARGLSQQQQRTFSPILETDDTNPFLEPTAEKTKSKSSLKATSRVSFDQEDDQFDEDENNFRKQREHFQKHKSHSTSEHKTQLIKELRHLLATDNRRQFQGKKHMSLDVKSAKVLEQLLKASSSSDDFEVQRKQFQERKHKSLDARHISFKFDKEPSPSSSDDDFEPSTSLLKIDADITKPVIIDLKDLESSDEEDYISSRKHFQQSKSMSTESRKSIRFMEMEMGTKEENLRTAVPFVRQITEEGKPKLEVYRPTTNPIYIWNQVLAALSVSLGSMVVGFSSAYTSPALVSMQNRNITAFEVTDQSGSWVGGIMPLAGLAGGILGGPMIEYLGRKNTILATATPFIISWLLIGCATHVAMVLVGRAMSGLCVGIASLSLPVYLGETVQPEVRGTLGLLPTAFGNIGILMCFVAGKYLDWSGLAFLGAVLPVPFLLLMFLIPETPRWYVSRNREDRARKALQWLRGRKADVEPELKGISKSHQEAERHASNSAMLDLLKKANLKPLLISLGLMFFQQLSGINAVIFYTVMIFKSAGSTIDENLCTIIVGVVNFIATFIATVLIDRLGRKMLLYISDVAMIVTLMTLGGFFYMKNNGEDVSHIGWLPLAAFVVFVLGFSLGFGPIPWLMMGEILPGKIRGSAASVATAFNWSCTFVVTKTFADVISTIGTHGAFWMFGSVCVIGLMFVIVYVPETQGKSLEDIERKMMGRVRRMSSVANIKPLSFNM
- the LOC131205431 gene encoding facilitated trehalose transporter Tret1 isoform X2, with amino-acid sequence MVKILMRADTHVSFSVNAEDPVAKCTTSQVLAALSVSLGSMVVGFSSAYTSPALVSMQNRNITAFEVTDQSGSWVGGIMPLAGLAGGILGGPMIEYLGRKNTILATATPFIISWLLIGCATHVAMVLVGRAMSGLCVGIASLSLPVYLGETVQPEVRGTLGLLPTAFGNIGILMCFVAGKYLDWSGLAFLGAVLPVPFLLLMFLIPETPRWYVSRNREDRARKALQWLRGRKADVEPELKGISKSHQEAERHASNSAMLDLLKKANLKPLLISLGLMFFQQLSGINAVIFYTVMIFKSAGSTIDENLCTIIVGVVNFIATFIATVLIDRLGRKMLLYISDVAMIVTLMTLGGFFYMKNNGEDVSHIGWLPLAAFVVFVLGFSLGFGPIPWLMMGEILPGKIRGSAASVATAFNWSCTFVVTKTFADVISTIGTHGAFWMFGSVCVIGLMFVIVYVPETQGKSLEDIERKMMGRVRRMSSVANIKPLSFNM